The following proteins are co-located in the Nonlabens ponticola genome:
- the rlmB gene encoding 23S rRNA (guanosine(2251)-2'-O)-methyltransferase RlmB, translating to MSKEQQIHGLRPIIEAIENGEEISKIYFLKEGNGVLFNELKHKAKQANIATSYVPEEKLYKLTKENHQGAVAKLSPVKFADLEIILETTDMTANPIFLLLDGITDVGNYGAIIRTAECTGVTAIVVSEKGSAPINATTVKTSAGAVFNIPICKVNHLKDAIYLMQAYDIALVGANEKASESVFESELNKPIGIIMGSEDRGINPSTLKILDQQIKLPLKGTIGSLNVSVACGAILFEAIRQRMF from the coding sequence ATGAGCAAGGAACAACAAATTCACGGACTAAGACCGATTATAGAAGCTATTGAAAATGGCGAAGAAATTTCCAAAATATACTTCCTGAAAGAAGGAAACGGTGTGCTTTTCAATGAACTCAAGCATAAAGCAAAACAAGCAAACATAGCTACTTCTTATGTTCCTGAAGAAAAGCTCTACAAACTCACAAAAGAAAACCATCAAGGCGCAGTAGCTAAATTATCACCAGTAAAGTTTGCTGACCTAGAAATCATTCTAGAAACAACTGATATGACAGCTAATCCAATATTCTTGTTACTCGATGGAATAACAGATGTTGGCAACTACGGTGCTATCATTAGAACGGCAGAATGCACCGGTGTGACAGCGATTGTGGTATCAGAAAAAGGCTCTGCTCCCATCAACGCTACGACTGTTAAGACAAGCGCTGGCGCTGTATTTAATATACCTATCTGTAAAGTAAATCACCTCAAGGATGCGATCTACCTAATGCAAGCATATGATATAGCTCTAGTTGGTGCTAATGAAAAAGCCAGTGAAAGCGTTTTTGAATCTGAACTAAATAAACCTATAGGTATTATCATGGGTAGCGAGGATCGAGGTATCAATCCATCGACCCTAAAAATTTTGGATCAGCAAATAAAACTTCCCTTAAAGGGTACCATAGGGTCACTTAATGTATCGGTTGCTTGTGGAGCGATTTTATTTGAAGCAATACGACAAAGAATGTTTTGA
- a CDS encoding rhomboid family intramembrane serine protease: MPRAFSGLIGIVCSPFLHADLNHLWSNTPPILLLGIALFYFFRYEAGRIFMLAVLLSGFMTWLIGRESYHIGASGLIYFLASFLISKGVIKKSKELVALSFAVVFFYGSLVWYVFPIDNAISWEGHLAGAIAGIILAMVINTTDLEVKAKIPKTIRGTEQEDWFLQQFDENGDFAPFLIDEEE, from the coding sequence ATGCCTAGAGCGTTTTCTGGGCTCATAGGAATCGTATGCAGCCCTTTTTTACATGCTGATTTGAACCACTTATGGAGTAACACGCCACCTATTTTACTTTTGGGAATAGCGTTGTTCTATTTCTTCAGGTACGAGGCTGGTAGAATTTTTATGTTGGCAGTTTTACTCTCAGGATTTATGACATGGCTTATAGGTAGAGAGTCTTATCATATAGGAGCGAGTGGACTGATCTATTTTTTAGCAAGTTTTCTTATCAGTAAAGGAGTGATCAAAAAATCAAAGGAATTAGTCGCTTTGAGTTTTGCAGTCGTTTTCTTTTATGGGTCGCTGGTGTGGTATGTGTTCCCTATAGATAATGCTATTTCTTGGGAAGGCCATCTGGCCGGAGCGATTGCAGGCATAATACTAGCCATGGTTATAAATACAACCGATTTGGAAGTGAAAGCTAAAATCCCAAAAACTATACGTGGAACAGAACAAGAAGATTGGTTTTTACAGCAATTTGATGAGAATGGAGATTTTGCTCCATTCCTAATAGATGAAGAAGAATAG
- a CDS encoding replication-associated recombination protein A, protein MENTTPLAERIRPHTLDQYLSQSHLVGEKGSLRNHIVNGTVPSLILWGPPGTGKTTLANIIAQESGRPFYTLSAINSGVKDIREVIEKAKTSGGMFTAKNPILFIDEIHRFSKSQQDSLLGAVEKGWVTLIGATTENPSFEVIPALLSRCQVYVLDAFSKDDLINLLKRAMTTDKMLHSKSIDLKETNALLRISGGDARKLLNVFELVVNSQIDNHITITNELVLAQVQSNTARYDKTGEQHYDIISAFIKSLRGSDPNAAVYWLARMIEGGEDLKFIARRMIILASEDIGNANPTALIMANNCFQAVSTIGYPESRIILSQCAIYLATSIKSNASYKAIGAAQQLVKTTGDLSVPLGLRNAPTKLMKELGYGDEYKYAHDYPGNFAVYDFLPEEISKTTIYKPGNNPRENSQKDFLKKRWKDHYDYDNNS, encoded by the coding sequence ATGGAAAACACGACTCCACTTGCTGAACGTATAAGGCCTCATACACTAGATCAATATTTGAGTCAAAGCCATCTTGTAGGTGAGAAAGGCTCGCTGCGCAACCATATTGTCAATGGTACCGTACCATCTCTCATACTTTGGGGTCCACCAGGTACGGGCAAGACCACGCTAGCTAATATTATTGCTCAAGAAAGTGGAAGACCCTTTTACACTCTTAGTGCTATCAATAGCGGCGTTAAAGATATACGCGAGGTGATTGAAAAGGCAAAAACCTCAGGTGGTATGTTTACTGCCAAAAACCCTATTCTTTTCATTGATGAGATTCACCGATTTAGCAAGAGTCAACAAGACTCGCTGTTAGGCGCTGTTGAAAAAGGATGGGTGACCTTGATAGGAGCTACCACAGAGAATCCCAGTTTTGAAGTTATTCCTGCCCTACTCTCTCGATGCCAAGTTTACGTACTTGACGCATTCTCAAAAGATGATCTTATCAATCTACTCAAGAGAGCAATGACAACAGACAAAATGCTTCATAGCAAAAGCATTGACCTAAAGGAAACTAATGCGCTACTGCGCATAAGCGGTGGTGATGCCAGAAAGCTTCTTAATGTGTTTGAATTAGTTGTCAACTCACAGATCGATAATCATATAACGATCACTAATGAATTAGTCCTCGCTCAAGTGCAAAGCAATACTGCGAGATACGATAAGACTGGTGAACAGCATTACGATATCATAAGTGCGTTTATCAAGTCACTAAGAGGTAGTGATCCCAATGCTGCAGTTTATTGGCTCGCTAGAATGATAGAAGGTGGCGAGGATTTGAAATTTATTGCTCGTCGCATGATCATACTAGCTAGCGAGGATATAGGTAATGCAAATCCTACTGCATTGATTATGGCAAATAACTGTTTCCAGGCAGTTTCAACGATAGGTTATCCTGAATCTCGTATCATTTTAAGTCAATGCGCTATTTATCTGGCGACATCTATTAAAAGTAATGCGAGTTATAAAGCGATAGGAGCAGCTCAACAATTGGTGAAAACTACCGGTGACCTATCGGTGCCTTTAGGGCTGCGCAACGCGCCTACTAAGCTTATGAAAGAATTGGGCTATGGTGATGAATATAAATATGCACATGATTATCCGGGTAATTTTGCGGTATATGATTTCCTACCTGAAGAAATAAGTAAAACCACTATCTACAAACCAGGTAATAATCCGCGTGAAAATTCACAGAAAGACTTTTTAAAAAAACGATGGAAAGATCACTACGATTACGATAACAACTCTTGA